In one window of uncultured Acetobacteroides sp. DNA:
- a CDS encoding DUF6261 family protein, which yields MSRLHVDEQIGLLRQMIAVLKSFDVKTLELEAELSELERRTNRFESTSTVITEKEKTEEMVKLDGELDGYVGSFKGLVKSYSRNPKDEIRVPALAIVRAVEEQGWDIEEMSYDAEVTTISKIDALFTSKPELVSALAKLGVKTFWDDVMATRAKFLAVQNARTQAYGTKDPESPVQTGRQARDQYLKLANRINAFAQISSKPEYNQIISQLNPLIEAKVKLIDSRETRSKNEKEKEKDKPKDKPTGNQ from the coding sequence ATGAGTCGACTGCACGTTGACGAACAAATTGGCCTACTACGCCAGATGATTGCCGTACTGAAGTCGTTCGATGTGAAAACGCTGGAGCTGGAGGCCGAACTGTCCGAACTCGAGCGCCGCACCAACCGCTTCGAGAGCACCTCTACCGTAATCACCGAAAAGGAGAAGACCGAGGAGATGGTAAAGCTCGATGGCGAGCTCGACGGCTACGTGGGCAGCTTCAAGGGGCTAGTAAAGTCGTACTCGCGCAACCCCAAGGACGAGATTCGAGTGCCTGCGCTAGCTATCGTTCGCGCCGTCGAGGAGCAGGGGTGGGATATCGAGGAGATGTCGTACGATGCCGAGGTAACCACCATCAGCAAGATCGATGCCCTCTTTACCTCCAAGCCCGAGCTCGTTAGCGCGCTTGCCAAACTGGGCGTAAAGACATTTTGGGACGATGTGATGGCCACCCGAGCTAAGTTTCTAGCCGTACAGAACGCCCGCACGCAGGCCTATGGAACCAAGGATCCCGAATCGCCCGTACAGACCGGCCGCCAGGCGCGCGACCAGTATCTCAAGTTGGCCAACCGCATCAACGCCTTCGCCCAGATATCGAGCAAGCCCGAGTACAACCAGATTATCTCGCAGCTCAACCCGCTCATCGAGGCCAAGGTGAAGCTGATAGACTCCAGGGAAACCCGCAGCAAGAACGAAAAGGAGAAGGAGAAAGATAAGCCCAAGGATAAGCCCACGGGCAACCAGTAG
- a CDS encoding aldehyde dehydrogenase produces the protein MQEQDIEQAYSAKRAFFDGGSTRSYAFRVAQLAKLKAAIKRREDEILTALHADMCKPVYEAFSSEVGILYEEIDYAISHLKRWMRPQRVGTSLMLQPSRSRIVAEPRGVVLIIGPWNYPFQLLIAPLVGAIAAGCCAVLLPSDMAPHTAAVVAKLVGETFDSCYVSVAPGSGAQLGPMLIEGFPFNHIFFTGSPKVGRQVMGMAAKHLTPVTLELGGKSPAIVHADANLRVSVRRLVWAKFFNAGQTCVAPDYLLVHHSVKDEVVELAKGCIREFYGDDPERCADLTRIVNRRRFDTLMGYLADGRIAHGGRSNPEKLYIEPTLLENVSLEAPIMQEEIFGPILPIIVYDSLDEALAIVRRNRYPLALYLFTQSKRVERFFVEQVEFGGGAINNALLHLVSPKVPFGGVMASGTGSYHGRRSFEAFSHHKSILSTSTLVNLSFFFPPYTSAKLKLARWFMR, from the coding sequence ATGCAGGAGCAAGACATCGAGCAGGCCTATAGCGCCAAACGCGCTTTCTTTGACGGAGGCAGCACCCGCAGTTACGCCTTTAGGGTGGCGCAGCTCGCGAAACTTAAAGCGGCCATCAAGCGGCGCGAGGACGAAATCCTTACCGCCCTACATGCCGACATGTGCAAGCCGGTCTACGAGGCGTTCTCCAGCGAGGTGGGCATCCTGTACGAGGAGATCGACTACGCCATCAGCCATCTGAAGCGGTGGATGAGGCCCCAGCGGGTAGGTACGTCGCTGATGCTTCAGCCCTCGCGCTCGCGGATTGTGGCCGAGCCGCGCGGGGTGGTGCTCATCATTGGGCCTTGGAACTACCCCTTTCAGCTGCTCATCGCTCCGCTCGTCGGCGCTATTGCTGCCGGCTGCTGCGCCGTGCTGCTGCCAAGCGATATGGCCCCGCATACGGCTGCCGTTGTTGCTAAGCTGGTGGGCGAAACCTTCGACTCCTGCTACGTTAGCGTCGCTCCGGGATCGGGGGCGCAGCTGGGCCCCATGCTCATTGAAGGATTCCCTTTCAACCATATCTTCTTTACGGGTAGCCCCAAGGTAGGGCGGCAGGTGATGGGGATGGCTGCCAAGCACCTCACCCCCGTGACGCTGGAGCTGGGCGGCAAGAGTCCGGCTATCGTTCATGCCGATGCCAACCTCCGGGTATCGGTAAGGCGGCTGGTGTGGGCCAAGTTCTTCAACGCCGGGCAAACGTGCGTGGCACCCGACTACCTGCTGGTGCACCACAGCGTAAAGGACGAGGTGGTGGAGCTGGCTAAAGGGTGCATCAGGGAGTTTTATGGTGATGATCCCGAACGGTGTGCCGACCTTACCCGCATCGTCAACCGACGCCGCTTCGATACGCTGATGGGCTACCTGGCCGATGGCCGCATCGCGCACGGCGGGCGCAGCAACCCCGAAAAACTCTACATCGAGCCGACTCTATTGGAGAATGTCTCGCTCGAGGCGCCCATCATGCAGGAGGAGATCTTCGGCCCCATCCTCCCCATCATCGTCTACGATAGCCTCGACGAGGCGCTAGCCATCGTTCGCCGCAACCGCTACCCGCTGGCGCTGTACCTCTTCACCCAGAGCAAGCGGGTGGAGCGCTTCTTTGTGGAGCAGGTGGAGTTTGGCGGCGGCGCCATCAACAACGCGCTGCTGCACCTGGTGAGCCCCAAGGTGCCCTTTGGCGGGGTGATGGCCAGCGGTACGGGCAGCTACCATGGCCGCCGCAGCTTCGAGGCCTTCTCGCACCACAAGAGCATCCTCAGCACGTCGACTCTGGTAAACCTTTCGTTCTTTTTTCCACCCTACACCTCGGCTAAGCTGAAGCTGGCACGGTGGTTTATGCGGTAG
- a CDS encoding 16S rRNA (uracil(1498)-N(3))-methyltransferase yields MNIFYTPDIAGSSYTLSEEESKHCVRVLRMEVGEQIYLVDGVGGFYVAKVADANPKRCRVEVVEKQECYGKRPYYLHVAIGPTKLIDRYEWFLEKVTEIGIDEITPLESFHSERRTVKQERSEKVVTAAVKQSLKAYHPKVNEITPFKELVKLPFEGKKLIAHCNEGEKVLLKHAVDPGENALILIGPEGDFSIEEVELAKQHGFVEISLGESRLRTETAGVIACSTVCFVNQ; encoded by the coding sequence ATGAATATTTTCTATACCCCTGATATTGCCGGATCGTCGTACACCTTAAGCGAGGAGGAGTCGAAGCACTGCGTGCGCGTGCTGCGCATGGAGGTTGGCGAGCAAATCTACCTTGTTGATGGCGTTGGCGGATTTTACGTTGCCAAGGTTGCGGATGCCAATCCGAAGCGGTGTAGGGTAGAGGTGGTAGAAAAGCAAGAGTGCTACGGCAAGCGTCCCTACTACCTTCATGTAGCCATTGGGCCTACTAAGCTAATCGACCGCTACGAGTGGTTCCTGGAAAAGGTAACCGAAATCGGCATCGACGAGATTACGCCGCTGGAGTCATTTCACTCCGAACGTAGAACCGTTAAGCAGGAGCGCTCGGAGAAGGTGGTGACGGCAGCCGTTAAGCAATCGCTGAAGGCTTACCATCCAAAGGTGAACGAGATTACGCCGTTTAAGGAACTGGTAAAACTTCCATTCGAGGGTAAGAAGCTTATTGCCCACTGCAACGAGGGCGAAAAGGTGCTGCTAAAGCATGCCGTTGATCCCGGCGAGAATGCCCTTATTCTTATTGGTCCCGAAGGTGATTTCAGCATCGAGGAGGTGGAACTGGCTAAGCAGCATGGCTTCGTTGAAATATCGCTGGGCGAAAGCCGCCTGCGCACAGAGACGGCTGGGGTTATTGCCTGCAGTACCGTTTGTTTCGTTAACCAGTAG
- a CDS encoding YceI family protein, with product MKNLAAALLLLASASAFGQQKWAVDPSHSGVKFSVTHMMVSEVDGRFTKFNGTIDSASPDFINAKISFTVDVNSISTDNEMRDKHLKSDDFFNAEKFPSMTFTSTSFKRVKGNKYLLEGNLTIRDVTKKVKFSTTFMGKAKSKQGMLAAFKATAVIDRLAFGLKWNALTEAGGAMVGKDVTINLNLEFGEAK from the coding sequence ATGAAAAATTTAGCAGCAGCACTTTTACTTCTTGCCTCGGCATCGGCCTTTGGGCAGCAGAAATGGGCGGTAGACCCATCGCACTCGGGCGTAAAGTTTTCGGTAACGCACATGATGGTATCGGAGGTGGATGGCCGCTTCACCAAGTTTAACGGAACCATAGACTCGGCATCGCCCGACTTCATCAATGCCAAGATCAGCTTTACGGTTGACGTGAACAGCATCAGCACCGACAACGAGATGCGCGACAAGCATCTGAAATCCGACGATTTCTTTAACGCGGAAAAGTTTCCTAGCATGACCTTTACCAGCACTTCGTTTAAGCGCGTGAAGGGCAACAAGTACCTTCTAGAGGGCAACCTCACCATTAGGGATGTTACCAAGAAGGTGAAGTTCAGCACCACCTTCATGGGCAAGGCAAAATCGAAGCAGGGAATGCTGGCCGCCTTTAAGGCCACCGCGGTTATTGACCGTTTGGCCTTTGGGCTGAAGTGGAATGCACTTACCGAGGCTGGTGGCGCCATGGTGGGAAAGGACGTGACCATTAACCTGAACCTGGAGTTTGGAGAAGCAAAGTAA
- a CDS encoding YiiX/YebB-like N1pC/P60 family cysteine hydrolase, producing the protein MKHPFCKTALATLTLLLFQLAAMAQGDATPDSASYANLIHAPVARIFSARNGTRWIIAGKDSSLLYRVTHKGVVINMRDTAGLPCDTRFSDVLIIRNNRVLVGTKNRYVFSFNGDKAKWINSSYGLTDSTIDHFEWDKRQKLLFVETANSRFLVKHHNKLINIRFSEVKDTLTTFDEIRHFIKSNFRWSIQKGICEVCADIDFSFRAEKFVSEEDLQHIKDTLRPGDIIVKRNDEQLSNVGIPGFWTHSGIYVGSLAQLDSCFSGIAMLGGQKPSAYIQESYREVYERLADKQGLIIEAIGKGVVINPVEHIAKVDYLAALRTNLDKADIFKSLLTAFEYLGTPYDYLFDFSNDNELVCSELVYLSFRPSPNKTGINFIMGELDGETFLSPNDIAKQYSLEWKQPSPQLKLVFFYDAKRRQRKSERRNEAAFAKSWRRKSLY; encoded by the coding sequence ATGAAACACCCCTTCTGCAAAACAGCGCTCGCCACGCTCACCCTGCTCCTTTTTCAGCTGGCCGCCATGGCGCAAGGCGATGCTACGCCCGACAGCGCCAGCTACGCCAACCTCATCCACGCTCCCGTAGCTCGCATCTTTAGCGCAAGAAATGGGACGAGGTGGATTATCGCTGGCAAGGACAGCAGCCTGCTGTACCGGGTAACACACAAGGGCGTCGTCATCAACATGAGGGATACCGCCGGGCTCCCCTGCGATACCCGATTCAGCGATGTGCTCATCATCCGAAACAACCGCGTGCTTGTTGGAACTAAGAACCGGTACGTATTCAGCTTCAACGGCGATAAGGCCAAATGGATCAACAGCAGCTACGGGCTTACCGATAGCACCATCGACCACTTCGAGTGGGATAAAAGGCAGAAGCTCCTCTTTGTCGAAACGGCCAACTCTCGTTTTCTGGTGAAGCACCACAACAAGCTCATCAACATCCGCTTCTCCGAGGTTAAGGACACGCTCACCACCTTCGACGAGATCCGCCACTTCATAAAGAGCAACTTCCGATGGAGCATCCAGAAGGGCATCTGCGAGGTGTGCGCCGATATCGACTTCAGCTTCCGCGCCGAGAAGTTCGTCAGCGAGGAAGACCTCCAGCACATTAAGGACACCCTTCGCCCGGGCGACATCATCGTAAAGCGCAACGACGAGCAGCTCTCCAACGTGGGCATCCCCGGCTTTTGGACCCATTCGGGAATATACGTAGGCTCCCTGGCGCAGCTCGACAGCTGCTTTAGCGGCATTGCCATGCTCGGCGGGCAAAAACCTTCGGCCTACATTCAGGAAAGCTACCGCGAGGTTTACGAAAGGCTAGCCGATAAACAGGGTTTAATTATTGAAGCAATTGGAAAGGGGGTGGTCATAAATCCGGTGGAGCATATTGCCAAGGTAGACTACCTGGCAGCGCTAAGGACAAACCTCGACAAAGCCGACATCTTTAAGTCGCTTCTCACGGCCTTCGAGTACCTCGGCACGCCCTACGACTACCTGTTCGACTTCAGCAACGACAACGAGCTGGTGTGTAGCGAGCTCGTTTACCTCTCGTTCCGACCATCGCCAAACAAGACGGGAATTAACTTTATCATGGGAGAACTTGATGGAGAAACCTTCCTTTCGCCCAACGACATCGCCAAGCAGTACAGCCTAGAATGGAAGCAGCCCTCGCCGCAGCTAAAGCTGGTATTCTTCTACGATGCCAAGCGGCGACAGCGCAAGTCGGAAAGGCGCAACGAGGCGGCATTCGCCAAGTCGTGGAGGCGGAAGAGCCTCTACTAG
- a CDS encoding META domain-containing protein has translation MKAIVTLLALVAALGGCASFKGGSTSRPEAAAVVDTLHLDTALLYAKTWNMVRIESGDRSIDVPAGEEATLVFDPQTSRIHGTCCNRYFGAFTLRGNVVTFDRVGATKMLCTGAIGDVERLYRRLLAAPLAATVDESTLVLKSDQGTITFKAGKVAK, from the coding sequence ATGAAAGCAATCGTTACCCTTTTAGCGCTGGTCGCTGCTCTTGGCGGCTGCGCCTCGTTTAAGGGGGGCTCTACGAGTCGTCCTGAAGCCGCTGCTGTGGTCGACACCCTCCATCTCGACACCGCGCTGCTCTACGCCAAAACCTGGAATATGGTTAGGATCGAAAGCGGCGATCGGAGCATCGACGTGCCTGCCGGCGAGGAGGCCACGCTGGTTTTCGATCCACAAACATCCCGCATCCACGGCACCTGCTGCAACCGCTACTTCGGCGCGTTTACGCTGCGGGGCAACGTGGTTACGTTCGATAGGGTTGGGGCAACCAAGATGCTCTGCACGGGCGCTATCGGCGACGTCGAGCGCCTCTACCGCCGCCTGCTCGCCGCTCCGCTAGCAGCAACGGTCGACGAATCGACGCTGGTGCTGAAGTCGGATCAAGGAACGATAACCTTTAAGGCGGGAAAGGTGGCGAAGTAG
- a CDS encoding radical SAM protein, with product MRILLVTPPLTQLNTPYPATPYLAGYLSKQGVEVYQQDLGIELIDRIFTAAMLAEVFDSVDDAGATSHADAKMLALRHRYIATIDSVIRFLRGGDATLANRIGTRGFLPEGERFRHLADLEFLFGDLGVLDRAKHLATLYIEDISDFIRRNVSPHFELIRYAESLCVALPTFDSLKAAVDGEPSLIDRLIIDTFSAYFDEVKPDVVGFTVPFPGNLYAALICASWLKQNRPNVKVLMGGGYVSTELRDLSDPRLFGYIDYLLYDDGEISILRLLEHMQGKRSEDTLVRTSFLKDGKLTNVGNAHLDVAGSERPAPLYSQLPIGKYLDMLETPNPMLKLWSDGRWNKLILAHGCYWAKCAFCDVTLDYIKRFEPYDASAIVDMMEDVMAQTGQSGFHFVDEAAPPALLKKISLEIIRRGLTVSWWANVRFERSFTRELCLLMARAGCIAVSGGLEVASDRLLALMSKGVDIKQTAKVTSALSSAGILVHAYLMYGFPSETTQETIDSLEVVRQLFEQKLIQSAFWHRFAMTVHSPAGCNPERYGAKPLSSKKNPFANNEIFFTDSTDTDLEMLGEGLRKATYNYMHNLGLEKSVATWFDDRVPQAKVAPTLIAGCLVTVKNDSFPDSGTLVWLADGYQLLLTDSRRPKLHIFTQSKMVEVIFRLEEIAFWENFFLLLDEHSNFVAVDLVISLAKNHLPGGVAVISSSKVWKTARKNGLVVV from the coding sequence ATGCGCATCCTACTTGTCACTCCGCCGCTAACGCAGCTCAACACCCCATATCCAGCCACGCCCTACCTGGCCGGCTACCTCTCGAAGCAGGGAGTTGAGGTTTACCAGCAAGATCTGGGCATCGAGCTCATTGACCGGATTTTTACGGCAGCGATGCTGGCTGAAGTATTCGACTCGGTTGACGATGCCGGCGCTACCAGCCATGCAGATGCCAAGATGCTAGCTCTGCGCCATCGCTACATAGCCACCATCGATTCGGTGATCCGCTTTCTACGCGGTGGCGATGCTACGCTGGCCAACCGCATCGGCACGCGCGGATTCCTGCCCGAGGGTGAGCGTTTCAGGCACCTGGCCGACCTCGAGTTCCTCTTTGGCGATTTGGGCGTTCTGGATCGGGCTAAGCACCTGGCCACGCTCTACATCGAGGATATCAGCGACTTCATCCGTCGCAACGTATCGCCCCACTTCGAACTCATCCGCTACGCCGAGTCGCTCTGCGTTGCCCTGCCCACCTTCGATAGCCTAAAGGCTGCGGTCGATGGCGAGCCCAGCCTGATCGATCGCCTAATTATTGATACCTTTTCAGCTTATTTTGATGAAGTAAAGCCCGATGTGGTTGGCTTTACGGTACCCTTCCCTGGGAACCTTTATGCCGCGCTGATCTGCGCTAGCTGGCTGAAGCAAAATCGTCCCAACGTAAAGGTGCTGATGGGCGGTGGATACGTGAGCACTGAGCTACGCGACCTCTCCGACCCGCGCCTTTTCGGGTACATCGACTACCTTCTTTACGATGATGGCGAGATCTCCATCCTCCGCCTTTTGGAGCACATGCAGGGCAAGAGGAGCGAGGATACCCTCGTGCGAACCTCCTTCCTAAAGGATGGCAAGCTGACCAACGTAGGCAATGCGCACCTAGATGTGGCGGGCAGCGAGCGGCCAGCCCCCCTGTACAGCCAGCTGCCCATTGGCAAGTACCTCGACATGCTGGAAACCCCCAACCCCATGCTTAAGCTCTGGAGCGATGGCCGCTGGAATAAGCTCATCCTAGCGCACGGCTGCTACTGGGCCAAGTGTGCCTTCTGCGACGTCACGCTCGACTACATCAAGCGCTTCGAACCCTACGACGCCTCGGCCATTGTGGATATGATGGAGGACGTAATGGCGCAAACCGGGCAGTCGGGCTTCCACTTTGTCGACGAGGCTGCCCCTCCCGCGCTGCTCAAGAAGATATCGCTCGAAATCATCCGTCGTGGGCTAACCGTTAGCTGGTGGGCCAACGTGCGGTTCGAGCGCAGCTTCACCCGCGAACTCTGCCTGCTGATGGCGCGGGCCGGCTGCATTGCCGTATCCGGCGGGCTCGAGGTGGCCTCCGACCGCTTGCTTGCCCTAATGAGTAAAGGTGTAGACATCAAGCAAACGGCAAAGGTTACCAGCGCCCTCTCCTCGGCGGGCATCCTGGTGCACGCCTACCTGATGTACGGTTTCCCCTCCGAAACCACGCAGGAAACCATCGACTCCCTCGAGGTCGTACGCCAGCTCTTCGAGCAGAAGCTCATCCAATCGGCCTTCTGGCACCGCTTTGCCATGACGGTGCATAGCCCCGCAGGATGCAACCCCGAAAGGTATGGGGCAAAGCCGCTGTCGAGCAAGAAAAATCCGTTCGCCAACAACGAAATATTCTTTACCGATAGCACCGATACCGACCTCGAAATGCTGGGCGAAGGGCTGCGAAAGGCGACCTACAACTACATGCACAACCTGGGCTTAGAAAAGAGCGTCGCAACCTGGTTTGATGACAGAGTCCCACAGGCGAAGGTGGCCCCAACGCTCATTGCCGGCTGCCTCGTGACCGTAAAGAACGATAGCTTCCCAGATAGCGGAACCCTGGTGTGGCTCGCCGATGGCTACCAGCTGCTGCTAACCGATAGCCGCCGCCCCAAGCTGCATATCTTTACCCAAAGCAAAATGGTCGAGGTGATATTTCGCCTAGAGGAAATTGCCTTTTGGGAGAATTTCTTCCTTCTTCTCGATGAGCATTCGAATTTTGTAGCGGTAGATTTGGTGATAAGTTTGGCAAAAAATCATTTGCCAGGTGGAGTAGCGGTGATTTCGTCCTCTAAAGTTTGGAAAACGGCGCGGAAAAATGGGCTTGTTGTCGTGTAA
- a CDS encoding RNA-binding protein has product MNIFISNLSFRVNDDDLAQLFEEYGQVSSAKVITDKVTGRSRGFGFVEMASDEEANRAIEELNQVEYDGRTISVSEAKPREDKPRGSFGGNRGGGNRGPRTNRY; this is encoded by the coding sequence ATGAACATTTTTATTTCGAACTTGAGTTTTAGAGTCAATGATGATGACCTAGCACAACTTTTTGAAGAGTACGGACAAGTTAGCTCTGCAAAAGTAATTACTGACAAAGTAACCGGCCGCTCAAGAGGTTTTGGTTTTGTTGAAATGGCTTCTGACGAGGAAGCAAATCGTGCTATCGAAGAACTTAACCAAGTTGAGTACGATGGCAGAACAATTTCTGTATCTGAAGCTAAGCCAAGAGAAGACAAGCCAAGAGGTTCTTTCGGTGGTAACAGAGGCGGTGGAAACCGTGGCCCAAGAACTAATCGCTACTAG
- a CDS encoding L-threonylcarbamoyladenylate synthase has product MLVKIYPENPNERQINEVVRVLENDGVIIYPTDSVYALGCSLKSKKGLERILKIKGLKQKDVDFSIICTDLSNLSQFAKVDNATFKLMKKNLPGPFTFILPASNKIPDIFLDKKKTIGIRIPDNPIPIAITAALGHPLITTSIKDDDQIIEYTTDPELIHERFEHLVDLTIDGGYGGNIGTTVVDCTTPEFEIVREGKGELIE; this is encoded by the coding sequence ATGTTAGTCAAAATTTATCCCGAAAATCCGAACGAGCGCCAAATTAACGAGGTGGTACGAGTACTCGAAAACGATGGTGTTATCATCTACCCCACCGACTCCGTTTATGCGCTTGGCTGCAGCCTTAAAAGCAAGAAGGGGCTCGAACGCATCCTTAAAATAAAGGGGCTAAAGCAAAAAGATGTCGACTTCTCCATAATCTGCACCGATTTAAGCAACCTCTCGCAGTTTGCAAAGGTCGACAACGCCACCTTTAAGCTGATGAAGAAAAACCTGCCAGGACCTTTTACCTTTATTTTACCCGCATCCAACAAGATTCCCGACATATTTTTGGACAAAAAAAAGACCATCGGCATTCGTATCCCCGACAATCCAATCCCAATAGCCATAACCGCAGCGCTTGGGCACCCGCTTATCACCACATCCATCAAGGATGATGATCAGATAATTGAATACACAACCGATCCAGAGCTAATACACGAACGATTCGAGCACCTAGTAGATCTTACCATTGATGGTGGGTACGGAGGAAATATAGGAACCACTGTCGTTGATTGTACTACCCCAGAATTCGAGATTGTAAGGGAAGGGAAAGGTGAACTTATAGAATAA